A section of the Deinococcus taeanensis genome encodes:
- a CDS encoding MFS transporter — protein MIARTQAWRTRTFSALRHAHYRRYWFSQLLSLVGSWMQATAQQYLVLELSGGSSAALGWVTVAQFTPSLLLSLFAGAVIDRVPRRRVLLGTQIALLCTATALAITTHLGVVSLPLVMVIAFLSGTANAFDMPARQSMVLDFVPRSDVSNAVALNSLSFNVSRTLGQALFGVVAALGVNLLAGGSSDNIARLALPFYLNVASFFVVLYVIATLPFPHRDTGARGSMLEDVKEGLRYVRGTPAVRNVMLLVGAMSLTIINFNVIIPYYARVVFGAREATFGALSAAFGVGAMAGALWQASKPNPLRNLRVGAIILIVSAVLLALTPGPLPAFPVLAACGFGMLSLLVSANSTVQLTIPDALRGRVMSLYSFVLVGMGPPGALIASTLISREGPLGPRAGLIALAALGLLAVLLLWTRLPRRLERPAASD, from the coding sequence GTGATCGCCCGCACCCAGGCGTGGCGGACGCGCACCTTCAGCGCGCTGCGCCACGCCCACTACCGCCGCTACTGGTTTTCGCAACTGCTGTCCCTGGTGGGGTCCTGGATGCAGGCCACGGCCCAGCAGTACCTCGTGCTGGAACTGTCCGGCGGCAGCAGCGCGGCCCTCGGCTGGGTGACCGTCGCGCAGTTCACGCCCAGCCTGCTGCTCTCCCTGTTCGCGGGCGCCGTGATTGACCGGGTCCCCAGGCGGCGCGTCCTGCTGGGCACGCAGATCGCGCTGCTGTGCACGGCCACCGCCCTGGCCATCACCACCCACCTGGGCGTCGTGAGCCTCCCGCTGGTGATGGTCATCGCCTTTCTGAGCGGCACCGCCAACGCCTTTGACATGCCTGCCCGGCAGAGCATGGTCCTGGACTTCGTGCCCCGCAGTGACGTGTCCAACGCCGTGGCCCTGAACAGCCTGTCTTTCAACGTGAGCCGCACGCTGGGGCAGGCGCTGTTCGGCGTGGTTGCCGCGCTCGGCGTGAATCTGCTGGCCGGCGGCAGCAGCGACAACATCGCGCGCCTGGCCCTGCCCTTCTACCTGAACGTCGCGTCATTCTTCGTGGTTCTGTATGTCATCGCCACGCTGCCCTTCCCTCACCGTGACACCGGCGCGCGCGGCAGCATGCTCGAAGACGTGAAAGAAGGCCTGCGGTACGTGCGGGGCACGCCAGCGGTACGCAACGTGATGCTCCTCGTCGGCGCGATGAGTCTGACCATCATTAACTTCAACGTGATCATCCCGTACTACGCCCGCGTGGTGTTCGGCGCGCGCGAAGCCACTTTCGGCGCCCTCTCCGCTGCGTTCGGTGTCGGCGCCATGGCGGGGGCGCTGTGGCAGGCGAGTAAACCCAACCCGCTGCGCAATCTGCGCGTCGGCGCGATCATCCTGATCGTCAGCGCCGTGCTGCTGGCCCTGACCCCCGGCCCGCTGCCTGCCTTCCCCGTGCTGGCCGCCTGCGGCTTCGGAATGCTGAGCCTGCTCGTCAGTGCCAACAGCACCGTGCAGCTCACCATTCCAGACGCCCTGCGCGGCCGCGTGATGAGTCTGTACTCCTTCGTGCTGGTGGGCATGGGCCCTCCCGGCGCGCTGATTGCCAGTACCCTGATCAGCCGGGAAGGGCCCCTCGGGCCGCGCGCCGGCCTGATCGCGCTGGCCGCGCTGGGCCTGCTGGCCGTCCTGCTTCTCTGGACCCGCTTGCCCCGCCGCCTCGAACGGCCCGCCGCCAGCGACTGA